Proteins found in one Nocardia brasiliensis ATCC 700358 genomic segment:
- a CDS encoding GNAT family N-acetyltransferase, producing MELVARAYDSPDARKLIAEVQQEYVVRYGGPDESPTDPGEFAPPLGAFLIGYVEGIPVACAGWRAHEGDEPEFRDGDAELKRMYVAPEVRGRGLARQLLAAIEHSAAAAGRRRIVLETGTRQPEAIALYTSAGYHPIPGFGRYREESGSRHYARDLSPSRKVLE from the coding sequence ATGGAACTGGTGGCGCGTGCTTATGACAGTCCGGACGCGCGGAAGTTGATCGCGGAGGTGCAGCAGGAGTATGTGGTGCGTTACGGCGGGCCGGACGAGAGTCCGACCGATCCGGGCGAGTTCGCGCCGCCGTTGGGCGCGTTCCTGATCGGGTACGTCGAGGGGATCCCGGTGGCGTGTGCCGGGTGGCGGGCGCACGAGGGCGACGAACCCGAATTCCGGGACGGGGACGCCGAACTCAAACGGATGTATGTGGCGCCGGAGGTGCGCGGCCGCGGGCTGGCCCGACAGCTCCTGGCCGCCATCGAGCACAGTGCGGCGGCGGCCGGACGCCGCCGCATCGTGCTGGAAACCGGCACCCGCCAACCGGAAGCCATCGCCCTCTACACCTCCGCCGGCTACCACCCGATCCCCGGCTTCGGCCGCTACCGCGAAGAATCCGGCAGCAGACACTACGCCCGAGACCTGAGCCCGAGTCGTAAGGTGCTGGAGTGA
- the nrdF gene encoding class 1b ribonucleoside-diphosphate reductase subunit beta has product MKLIDRVSAINWNRVPDEKDAEVWDRLTGNFWLPEKVPVSNDIPSWGTLTTDEKQLTMRVFTGLTLLDTIQGTVGAVSLIPDALTPHEEAVYTNIAFMESVHAKSYSSIFSTLCSTREIDDAFRWSEENRNLQRKAEIVLEFYNGDDPLKRKVASTLLESFLFYSGFYLPMYWSSRAKLTNTADLIRLIIRDEAVHGYYIGYKYQKGLELVSQAERDELKNYTFELLFELYDNEVDYTQDLYDEVGLTEDVKKFLRYNANKALMNLGYEGLFPKDETEVNPAILSALSPNADENHDFFSGSGSSYVIGKAVNTEDEDWEF; this is encoded by the coding sequence ATGAAACTGATCGATCGGGTATCGGCCATCAACTGGAATCGGGTGCCCGACGAGAAGGATGCCGAGGTCTGGGATCGGCTGACCGGCAACTTCTGGCTGCCCGAGAAGGTTCCGGTGTCCAACGACATCCCCTCGTGGGGCACGTTGACCACCGACGAGAAGCAGCTGACCATGCGGGTCTTCACCGGCCTGACGCTGCTGGACACCATTCAGGGCACCGTCGGCGCGGTGAGCCTGATCCCGGATGCGCTGACCCCGCACGAGGAGGCGGTGTACACCAACATCGCGTTCATGGAGTCGGTGCACGCCAAGAGCTACAGCTCGATCTTCTCCACGCTGTGCTCCACCCGCGAGATCGACGACGCGTTCCGCTGGTCGGAGGAGAACCGCAACCTGCAGCGCAAGGCCGAGATCGTGCTGGAGTTCTACAACGGTGACGATCCGCTCAAGCGCAAGGTCGCCTCGACCCTGCTGGAGAGCTTCCTGTTCTACTCCGGCTTCTACCTGCCGATGTACTGGTCCTCGCGGGCCAAGCTCACCAACACCGCCGACCTGATCCGGCTGATCATCCGCGACGAGGCCGTGCACGGCTACTACATCGGCTACAAGTACCAGAAGGGTCTGGAGCTGGTCAGCCAGGCCGAGCGCGACGAGCTGAAGAACTACACGTTCGAGCTGCTCTTCGAGTTGTACGACAACGAGGTCGATTACACCCAGGACCTCTACGACGAGGTCGGCCTCACCGAGGACGTCAAGAAGTTCCTGCGCTACAACGCCAACAAAGCGCTGATGAACCTCGGCTACGAGGGCCTGTTCCCCAAGGACGAGACCGAGGTGAACCCGGCCATCCTGTCGGCACTTTCGCCGAACGCCGACGAGAACCACGACTTCTTCTCCGGCTCCGGCTCCAGCTACGTGATCGGCAAGGCCGTCAACACCGAAGACGAAGACTGGGAGTTCTGA
- a CDS encoding helix-turn-helix domain-containing protein, with amino-acid sequence MTTGSTLPRRLLARELRRARLEACVTAEVARNEIGVSKQTFWRMENGVQIRLNPLYIKRLCEIYELPPSLTRMLLGLMEETQNKAWWHAYDDALPSHGGLFVGLEDAAQHIISYQPMLLPSLVQTADYRRAMTWALHPNWPTADIEKNVEVMARRQSRLTDSANPLAFDAFIDEAALRRVTGSIRVMSDQLTRLADLARLPNVSVQVLPRTAGAYQGLLVGSFVLLEFPPHPTAYLSEPPVVYVQGFTGDLYLEHPEEIATYRAVCTDLKRLALPETDSRAYILDIAAELSE; translated from the coding sequence ATGACGACTGGCTCGACCCTGCCCCGCCGGCTACTGGCCCGCGAGCTCCGCCGCGCACGCCTCGAAGCATGTGTGACCGCGGAAGTCGCCCGCAACGAGATCGGCGTCAGCAAACAGACCTTCTGGCGGATGGAGAACGGCGTCCAGATCCGCCTGAATCCGCTGTACATCAAGCGGTTGTGCGAGATCTACGAGTTGCCGCCGAGTCTGACCCGAATGCTGCTCGGGCTCATGGAGGAGACGCAGAACAAAGCGTGGTGGCACGCCTACGACGACGCGCTGCCTTCGCACGGCGGGCTGTTCGTCGGGTTGGAAGACGCTGCGCAGCACATCATTTCGTATCAGCCGATGTTGTTGCCCAGCCTGGTGCAGACCGCCGACTACCGCCGCGCGATGACGTGGGCGCTGCACCCCAACTGGCCGACCGCCGATATCGAGAAGAACGTCGAGGTCATGGCGCGGCGGCAGTCGCGGCTCACCGACAGCGCGAACCCGCTCGCCTTCGACGCGTTCATCGATGAGGCGGCGTTGCGGCGGGTCACGGGCAGTATCCGGGTCATGTCCGACCAGTTGACCCGTCTCGCCGATCTCGCTCGGCTGCCCAATGTTTCGGTGCAGGTCCTGCCGCGCACGGCCGGCGCGTATCAAGGTCTGCTGGTGGGCAGCTTTGTCCTGCTGGAGTTTCCACCGCACCCCACCGCATACCTGTCCGAGCCACCGGTCGTCTATGTCCAAGGCTTCACCGGCGACCTCTACCTCGAGCACCCCGAAGAGATCGCCACCTACCGCGCCGTATGCACCGACCTCAAACGCCTGGCCCTGCCCGAAACCGACAGCCGTGCATACATCCTCGACATCGCCGCCGAGCTCAGCGAATAA
- a CDS encoding ATP-binding cassette domain-containing protein — protein sequence MNSEQGVVVEGIEKSFGAVQALRGVDFVATPGEILGILGPNGAGKTTTVNILSTLIAPDRGRALVAGHDVVTDPAAVRRSIMLTGQYAALDDMLSGYENLVMFGRLMGLRKRAARARADELLTEFDLVGAAGRRVGTYSGGMRRRIDIACGLVVRPDVVFLDEPTTGLDPRSRQGVWDLVRSFKKAGITTLLTTQYLEEADALSDRIIVIDHGVVIAQGTADELKSRTGGSYCEVVPLDLTDLNVIAAALGPLLPAENRAALTPDSDRITIPAPDGAKTLAEALRRLDGAEVELVDIALRRPSLDDVFLQLTGHLATTDEAKAVDVEAVS from the coding sequence ATGAATTCCGAGCAGGGAGTGGTGGTCGAGGGCATCGAGAAGTCGTTCGGTGCCGTACAGGCATTGCGCGGCGTCGATTTCGTGGCGACACCGGGCGAGATCCTCGGCATCCTCGGTCCCAACGGCGCAGGCAAGACCACCACGGTGAACATCCTCTCGACGCTCATCGCCCCCGACCGCGGGCGCGCGCTCGTCGCCGGGCACGACGTCGTCACCGACCCGGCGGCCGTGCGCCGCTCCATCATGTTGACCGGGCAGTACGCCGCGCTCGACGACATGCTCAGCGGCTACGAGAATCTCGTGATGTTCGGCAGGCTGATGGGGCTGCGCAAGCGCGCCGCCCGAGCCCGGGCGGACGAACTGCTCACCGAGTTCGATCTCGTCGGCGCGGCGGGACGCCGGGTCGGCACCTACTCGGGCGGCATGCGACGACGCATCGATATCGCGTGTGGCCTCGTCGTCCGTCCGGACGTGGTGTTCCTCGACGAGCCGACGACCGGTCTGGATCCCCGCAGCAGGCAAGGGGTTTGGGATCTGGTGCGCAGCTTCAAGAAGGCGGGCATCACCACCCTGCTCACCACCCAGTACCTCGAGGAGGCCGACGCGCTGAGCGATCGCATCATCGTGATCGACCACGGCGTGGTGATCGCCCAGGGCACCGCGGACGAGCTGAAATCCCGGACCGGCGGCAGCTATTGCGAGGTGGTGCCGCTGGACCTGACCGACCTGAACGTCATCGCCGCTGCTCTCGGACCGCTGCTGCCCGCGGAGAATCGAGCCGCGCTGACCCCGGATTCGGATCGCATCACCATCCCCGCACCCGACGGGGCCAAGACGCTCGCCGAAGCGTTGCGGCGGTTGGACGGGGCCGAGGTGGAGCTGGTCGACATCGCGTTGCGCAGGCCGTCCCTCGACGACGTGTTCCTGCAGTTGACCGGACACCTCGCCACCACCGACGAGGCGAAAGCCGTTGACGTGGAGGCGGTCTCATGA
- a CDS encoding ArsR/SmtB family transcription factor, translating to MDRSTASIFEALGDPIRRYILELVAAAEQPAGAVVAAVQEHAQISQPGVSQHLKVLRDAGLVRVRAAGTRRFYTLDEAGLAAAKTWLSALADPLHHLAQPLDALATEIARGKRTRRTAAPHRDLDRDARHA from the coding sequence ATGGACCGTTCTACCGCAAGCATTTTCGAGGCGCTCGGCGACCCGATCCGCCGCTACATCCTGGAGCTGGTGGCGGCCGCCGAACAACCGGCGGGCGCGGTCGTCGCGGCGGTGCAGGAGCACGCGCAGATCTCCCAGCCCGGCGTCTCCCAGCATCTCAAGGTGCTGCGCGACGCCGGGCTGGTGCGCGTCCGCGCGGCGGGCACCCGGCGCTTCTACACGCTGGACGAGGCGGGTTTGGCGGCCGCGAAGACCTGGCTGAGCGCGCTCGCCGACCCGCTGCACCACCTCGCGCAACCGCTGGACGCGCTTGCCACCGAGATCGCCCGCGGCAAGCGCACCCGTCGCACCGCGGCACCGCACCGCGACCTGGACCGCGACGCCCGCCACGCCTGA
- a CDS encoding ABC transporter permease, which translates to MALLADRSEGVRASEVSSAALLRHTLIQTQRLLLRWARNPVTLLEALIIPCLLLIMLETVVGGQIQRFTGESALYGSVPMVTIAGAVSGAVACGVLLGREREAGLLARFWVLPVHRASGLASRIVAEGCRIFAGTLAIILVGFLLGFRFHQGLLPTLVFLLIPVLFGLAFATVVTSVAVFNAKAALVEGITILTSLMMFFSTGFVPLAAYPTWIQPVVRNQPMSVAVDAMKALALEGPLARPLTLTFAWSLGAIVLFAIPATIGYRRASRR; encoded by the coding sequence ATGGCACTGCTGGCCGATCGAAGCGAAGGCGTGCGCGCCTCGGAGGTGTCGTCCGCTGCGCTGTTGCGGCACACGCTGATCCAGACCCAGCGGCTGTTGCTGCGCTGGGCGCGCAACCCGGTCACCCTGCTGGAGGCGCTGATCATCCCGTGCCTGCTGCTGATCATGCTGGAAACGGTGGTGGGCGGCCAGATCCAGCGTTTCACCGGCGAAAGCGCGCTCTACGGTTCGGTGCCGATGGTCACCATCGCGGGCGCCGTCTCCGGCGCCGTCGCATGCGGGGTGCTGCTCGGCCGGGAACGGGAAGCGGGGCTGCTCGCCCGCTTCTGGGTGCTACCAGTACATCGGGCGTCCGGTCTCGCGTCCCGCATCGTCGCCGAAGGCTGCCGGATCTTCGCGGGCACCCTCGCCATCATCCTGGTCGGGTTCCTGCTCGGCTTCCGCTTCCACCAAGGGTTGCTGCCCACGCTCGTATTCCTGCTCATCCCAGTGCTTTTCGGCTTGGCCTTCGCGACCGTGGTCACCTCGGTCGCCGTCTTCAACGCCAAAGCCGCACTGGTAGAGGGGATCACTATCCTCACCTCGCTGATGATGTTCTTCAGCACCGGTTTCGTCCCCCTGGCCGCCTACCCCACCTGGATCCAACCCGTCGTCCGCAACCAGCCGATGTCCGTCGCCGTCGACGCCATGAAAGCCCTCGCCCTCGAAGGCCCCCTCGCCCGCCCCCTCACCCTCACCTTCGCCTGGTCCCTAGGCGCCATCGTCCTCTTCGCCATCCCCGCCACCATCGGCTACCGCCGAGCCAGCAGGCGGTGA
- a CDS encoding SRPBCC family protein: MALLSDPVTLAGLVTREIRSGVRDGVPTKVAVARRSYSTDQPDLWEALTDPERIPRWFLPISGELALGGRYQLEGNAGGVVEECDEPKGFAVTWEMGPQVSWVRVVLTPSEAGTLLELAHEAPVDPGFWTQYGPGAVGVGWDLALVGLGLYLTSGAPVDQAEALTLHTTPEGKEFIRTAAAGWAEAAIGDGDEPDAARAAAANTVTFYTTESEESPES; this comes from the coding sequence ATGGCTTTGTTGAGCGACCCTGTCACGCTTGCCGGACTGGTGACGCGGGAGATTCGCAGTGGGGTGCGCGATGGCGTGCCGACCAAGGTGGCGGTGGCGCGGCGGAGTTATTCGACCGATCAGCCCGACCTGTGGGAGGCGCTGACCGATCCGGAGCGGATTCCGCGCTGGTTCCTGCCGATCAGCGGGGAGTTGGCGCTCGGCGGGCGCTACCAGCTGGAGGGGAATGCGGGCGGGGTGGTCGAAGAGTGTGACGAGCCCAAGGGTTTCGCGGTGACCTGGGAGATGGGACCGCAGGTGTCCTGGGTGCGGGTCGTCCTCACGCCGAGCGAGGCGGGCACTCTGCTCGAACTGGCGCACGAGGCACCGGTCGATCCGGGCTTCTGGACACAGTACGGTCCCGGCGCCGTCGGGGTCGGCTGGGATCTCGCGCTGGTGGGCCTCGGGCTCTACCTGACGAGCGGTGCGCCGGTGGACCAGGCCGAGGCACTCACCTTGCACACCACGCCGGAGGGCAAGGAGTTCATCCGCACGGCCGCGGCGGGCTGGGCGGAGGCCGCGATCGGTGACGGCGACGAGCCGGACGCGGCCCGCGCGGCCGCGGCGAATACGGTGACCTTCTACACCACGGAATCCGAGGAGAGCCCCGAGTCCTGA
- a CDS encoding DUF7144 family membrane protein, producing the protein MTSPGPVRTGPVLNDMTIFAGVLILVTGLLHLMTAIAAIAGRDIFVVTEDQVFLVDVSTWGWIHLVIAILVLVAGFGIVTGKTWGYLAGIVMAAISILDNFLFAPIYPFWALVIIAIDVLVIWALARQLATQ; encoded by the coding sequence ATGACCAGTCCCGGACCCGTCCGCACCGGCCCGGTGCTCAACGACATGACGATTTTCGCCGGTGTCCTGATCCTCGTCACCGGCCTGCTGCATCTGATGACCGCCATCGCCGCGATCGCGGGGCGCGACATCTTCGTCGTCACCGAAGACCAGGTGTTCCTGGTCGACGTCTCGACGTGGGGCTGGATCCACCTGGTGATCGCGATCCTCGTCCTGGTCGCGGGCTTCGGCATCGTCACCGGCAAGACCTGGGGTTACCTCGCCGGCATCGTCATGGCGGCGATCAGCATCCTGGACAACTTCCTCTTCGCCCCCATCTATCCTTTCTGGGCGCTGGTGATCATCGCGATCGATGTTCTGGTGATCTGGGCGCTGGCCCGGCAACTCGCCACGCAGTAA
- a CDS encoding CAP domain-containing protein: MNVKSTAATLAIAAGACLFALPAASATTYTNCDVEPAALALRGEEGVVLDQINKLRKDAGLAAVTHSEVLARPAEWASNDSARRGSSPADHVDTLGRDIKTRFAQCGVPGNAPKIAEINFYGREVEPADAVRFWSNSPGHRAIILDGKLDKVGVAVIYQGDRRHWTVTFAADNTTPPPTLPVTVTRDNLNGAQHQAEFDKLVAQGYRISDIRVTGGNDPRYSSSWVRNDGRAWQARHGLDTKTYQAEFDKLLAQGYRLTLVRGYEVDGASRFAGIWERNDGRAWQARHDISVQAYQSTAAQLGAQGYRLVHEHRYQVRGQTFVAAIWNR; the protein is encoded by the coding sequence ATGAACGTCAAATCCACCGCCGCCACCCTCGCGATCGCCGCGGGCGCCTGCCTGTTCGCGCTGCCCGCCGCGTCCGCGACGACCTACACCAACTGCGATGTCGAACCCGCCGCGCTCGCGTTGCGCGGCGAGGAGGGCGTCGTGCTCGACCAGATCAACAAGCTGCGCAAGGACGCGGGCCTGGCCGCGGTCACGCACAGCGAGGTGCTCGCGCGTCCCGCCGAATGGGCGAGCAACGACAGCGCGCGCCGGGGCAGCTCGCCCGCCGACCACGTGGACACCCTCGGCCGCGATATCAAGACCCGTTTCGCGCAGTGCGGCGTGCCCGGCAACGCGCCCAAGATCGCCGAGATCAACTTCTACGGCCGTGAGGTCGAGCCCGCCGACGCCGTGCGGTTCTGGTCGAATTCGCCTGGGCACCGGGCGATCATCCTCGACGGCAAGCTGGACAAGGTCGGCGTCGCGGTGATCTACCAGGGCGACCGGCGGCACTGGACGGTCACCTTCGCCGCCGACAACACCACCCCGCCGCCCACCCTGCCCGTGACCGTCACCCGGGACAACCTGAACGGCGCGCAGCATCAAGCCGAGTTCGACAAACTGGTCGCACAGGGCTACCGGATCAGCGATATCCGGGTCACCGGCGGCAACGATCCGCGCTATTCCAGCAGCTGGGTCCGCAACGACGGCCGCGCGTGGCAGGCCCGGCACGGCCTGGACACCAAGACCTACCAGGCCGAATTCGACAAGCTGCTGGCGCAGGGGTACCGCTTGACGCTGGTTCGCGGCTACGAGGTCGACGGCGCGTCGCGCTTCGCCGGCATCTGGGAGCGCAACGACGGCCGGGCTTGGCAAGCGCGCCACGACATTTCGGTGCAGGCGTACCAGAGCACGGCGGCTCAGCTCGGCGCGCAGGGCTACCGCCTCGTGCACGAGCACCGGTACCAGGTGCGGGGACAGACCTTCGTCGCGGCCATCTGGAACAGGTGA
- the mraY gene encoding phospho-N-acetylmuramoyl-pentapeptide-transferase — protein MRQILFSAMIALVVSITLTPLLIKLFTRRNVGQEIRVDGPASHQSKRGTPTMGGIAILIGMWAGYLGAHLLDSRHDEAEISVSGLLVLGLATALGFVGFLDDFIKIRKQRNLGLTATGKYIGQLLAAVIFGVLALRFPGDMGLTPASRHMSYVRDVTTVSFGVIGFLLVVCFLVVAWSNAVNITDGLDGLAAGSMSFALGAYVIITFWQYTNSCVSTPVAGCYTVRDPLDLAVVCAAGAGACIGFLWWNAAPAKIFMGDTGSLALGGLLAGLSITTRTELLMAVVGALFFAEILSVLLQIVVFRTTRNRLFRMAPFHHHFELGKWAETTVIIRFWLLAGIAAAVGLMLFYGEYLAVVG, from the coding sequence ATGAGACAGATCTTGTTCTCGGCGATGATCGCGCTCGTGGTGTCGATCACGTTGACGCCATTGCTGATCAAGCTTTTCACGAGACGTAACGTCGGCCAGGAGATCCGGGTCGACGGCCCGGCCAGCCACCAGTCCAAACGCGGCACCCCAACCATGGGCGGCATCGCGATCCTGATCGGCATGTGGGCCGGATACCTGGGGGCGCATCTGCTCGACAGCCGGCACGACGAAGCCGAGATCTCGGTCTCCGGTCTGCTGGTGCTCGGCTTGGCCACCGCGCTCGGCTTCGTCGGGTTCCTCGACGATTTCATCAAGATCCGCAAGCAGCGCAATCTCGGCTTGACCGCCACCGGGAAGTACATCGGACAGCTGCTCGCCGCGGTCATTTTCGGCGTGCTCGCGCTGCGGTTCCCCGGCGATATGGGGCTCACCCCCGCCAGCAGGCACATGTCCTACGTCCGCGACGTGACCACCGTGTCGTTCGGCGTGATCGGCTTCCTGCTCGTCGTCTGCTTTCTCGTGGTCGCCTGGTCGAACGCGGTGAACATCACCGACGGCCTCGACGGGCTGGCCGCCGGATCGATGAGCTTCGCGCTGGGCGCCTACGTGATCATCACCTTCTGGCAGTACACCAATTCGTGCGTGAGCACGCCCGTCGCCGGGTGCTACACCGTGCGCGACCCGCTCGACCTGGCCGTGGTCTGCGCGGCGGGCGCGGGCGCGTGCATCGGATTCCTGTGGTGGAACGCGGCGCCCGCGAAGATCTTCATGGGCGACACCGGTTCGCTGGCCCTCGGCGGCCTGCTCGCCGGGCTGTCCATCACCACCCGCACCGAGCTGCTGATGGCGGTCGTGGGCGCGCTGTTCTTCGCCGAGATCCTCTCGGTGCTGTTGCAGATCGTGGTGTTCCGGACCACGCGCAACCGGCTGTTCCGGATGGCGCCGTTCCACCATCATTTCGAACTGGGCAAGTGGGCCGAAACGACTGTCATCATTCGGTTCTGGCTGCTCGCGGGGATCGCCGCCGCGGTCGGGCTGATGCTCTTCTACGGGGAGTATCTGGCCGTCGTCGGCTGA
- a CDS encoding ABC transporter permease, translated as MTTGAWLADVGATPARARQWWVLTSRLIVPSVKTGEVLTSILAPATFTAGFYIPLKTVMTFAGTGFSSYAQFMMPLVVLQAAAFTAISAAFRAATDSVAGLNRRFGSMPVGRLVPVSARMSGNIFRLALSLCAAVACGHVIGFRFYLDTAHTLGFLLLSMLIGTALTLGADVIGTLSRSPEATTQALVLPPLIFGMLSTGLAPAHQFPAWVQAFVRNQPVSQFVIGLRALAGDSLGNAGQVTWSLMGPSLAWTAAILLVCIPLTIRLSAGRA; from the coding sequence ATGACCACGGGAGCATGGCTCGCCGACGTCGGCGCGACACCGGCCCGCGCCCGGCAATGGTGGGTACTCACGTCCCGACTGATCGTGCCCTCGGTCAAAACCGGTGAGGTGCTGACCTCGATCCTCGCACCCGCGACGTTCACCGCGGGCTTCTACATTCCGCTGAAGACGGTGATGACATTCGCGGGCACCGGATTCAGCAGCTACGCGCAGTTCATGATGCCGCTCGTCGTGCTGCAGGCCGCCGCCTTCACCGCCATCTCGGCCGCCTTCCGCGCGGCCACCGATTCCGTCGCCGGACTCAACCGGCGCTTCGGGTCGATGCCCGTCGGCCGGCTCGTGCCGGTCTCGGCGCGGATGTCGGGCAACATCTTCCGGCTCGCCCTGTCGCTGTGCGCGGCCGTCGCGTGCGGGCACGTCATCGGATTCCGGTTCTATCTCGACACCGCGCACACCCTCGGCTTCCTGCTGCTGTCGATGCTCATCGGCACCGCGTTGACGCTAGGCGCGGACGTGATCGGCACCCTGTCCCGCAGTCCGGAGGCCACCACGCAGGCATTGGTGCTGCCGCCCTTGATCTTCGGCATGCTGTCGACGGGATTGGCTCCGGCACACCAGTTTCCGGCCTGGGTACAGGCGTTCGTCCGCAACCAGCCGGTATCGCAGTTCGTCATCGGCCTGCGCGCGCTGGCCGGCGACTCGCTGGGCAACGCGGGCCAGGTCACCTGGTCGCTGATGGGGCCGTCGCTGGCCTGGACCGCCGCGATTCTGCTCGTGTGCATACCGCTGACCATCCGGTTGAGCGCAGGGAGGGCATGA